The genomic interval GAATTTTGATAATTTCGGCCCCATTTGGATTCCAAAAAAAGGTGTAACTGTTAATATTGGAATAGAGAATATTGCGCTTTTTAGTCGAATTATCTCAGTTTATGAAAATAACAAACTTGAGATAAACGATAAATCCATAATAATTAATGGTACACCTACAAGTCAATATACATTTAAACAAGATTATTATTGGGCAATGGGAGATAATAGACATAATTCAGAAGATTCGAGAGCTTGGGGGTTTGTACCTTTTGACCATGTTGTAGGAAAACCACTATTCATTTGGTTTAGTCTTAAAAATGGCAATTTTTCTGAAGGTATAAACTGGAAAAGAATTTTTACATCTACAAATAAATTATAGTTTGAAATTTCTAAATGTCTTATGGTGTGTTATACTATCTCAAGTTTTAATTGCACAATTACCGAATACTTCTTTATTCAGTTTGCAAATTGAAAATTCAAAGGATTCTAATTGGATTATTAGAAAAGTGGAATTCCTTTCAAACTTTAATCCAGCTTCGTATAATAACCAACCTTTTTTAGTAAATGAGGATTTAATGCTTGCAAGTATTAAATTAAAGACTTCCGATAATACAGAGATTTACAAATTTGATTTACAGAAAAAATCATACTCTAATCTTACTAAAAGTAGCGCTAGTGAATATTCTCCGAGATGTTCAAGCGCTCTTTTAAATTCGTTTACATGTGTTCAGGTTCCTCGCGATGATACCAGTAAACAAGATTTAATACAAATGAATTTGGAAACTGGAAATATTGATAAGTATATTTTTAAAAATAAAGGCAAAATAGGTTATTACAGACATATAAAAGATAAAGAATGGGCATGCTACCTTGTTGATCAACCGCATATTTTAGGAATTTGCAATGAAGATCGGTCAACGAAGAAAATATTTGCTTCTTCTATTGGCCGCTGCTTTGAAATTATGAATGGTCGTGAAATTATTTTTGTCCATAAAATAACGGATGAACTTTGGCAACTTAAATCTTATAATATCTTAACGGAAAAATCAAATCTTTTAGCGACGATGCCTAAAGGAACTGAAGACTTTGTTCTGGATGAATACAACCAAGTAATTTGTGCATCTGGAAGTAAATTATTGCGTTTGAATAGACCGCAAGGTTGGCACGTTTTGGTAGATTTATTGCCTTTAAATATTGATAAAATAACACGTCTTGCATTGTATAAAAATAGAATTATTTTGGTCAGTTTAAATTAATTATGATTCTAATTCAAGGCAAAATAGACTCATTCAACCCAAGTTTCCATTTTAAAAGAATTATTAGTCTAGTACCTTCCATTACCTGGCTCTTATATGATTACAAATTAGCATCAAACTTAATCGCGGTAACAAAATTTTGTGAAATTCCAGAACAATTCAATTCTACTACGATACGGATTGGAGGAACCAAAAATCCTGACCTCGATAAAATACGCCTGTTGAAACCAGATTTAATTATTGCAAATAAAGAAGAAAACAATAAGACTGATGTTGAAGCTTTATCAAAAGATTCGGTAGTCTATCTTTCTGATATTTTTGATTTAGATAGCATGTATCAAATGATGGCAGAACTTGGAATTTTAACTGGTATGTCGAATATTGCGAATCAATGGATTCAAAATATTAAAGATCGATATAATTTATTTAAATCAAATGCGTTATTTCCGCATAAATTTAATATAGTATACTTAATTTGGAGAGCACCTTATATGACTGTCGGAAGGGATACATTTATTCATTATATGCTTTTGCAAGCAGGTTTCGTTAATATTTTTTCAGAATACCAAAGATATCCA from Saprospiraceae bacterium carries:
- a CDS encoding ABC transporter substrate-binding protein, encoding MILIQGKIDSFNPSFHFKRIISLVPSITWLLYDYKLASNLIAVTKFCEIPEQFNSTTIRIGGTKNPDLDKIRLLKPDLIIANKEENNKTDVEALSKDSVVYLSDIFDLDSMYQMMAELGILTGMSNIANQWIQNIKDRYNLFKSNALFPHKFNIVYLIWRAPYMTVGRDTFIHYMLLQAGFVNIFSEYQRYPQINLNDIQFRNPDAIFLSSEPYPFKHHHQIEFLPIKSTLVDGRMFSWYGTYTIRSFDYLNALKQSLNNNL